One part of the Phacochoerus africanus isolate WHEZ1 chromosome 7, ROS_Pafr_v1, whole genome shotgun sequence genome encodes these proteins:
- the LOC125130419 gene encoding taste receptor type 2 member 7-like, with protein MSSIIKKVLIIIVILEFIAGIQGNGLIVLNLSLFDFIFACLAISRIGMIFLLLLDSIRVVLYQEILESQHIIAVIFDFFCNLSNSLSTWCATCLVIFYFLKLSNFSHPFFLWLRWRRDRVVLTILLGFFLSLFFNLLSINFDTFEVSDHLETERNLTWKKHTHKNQLDSVTTFIIIENVAFLYPSIHPFILILGNQKLRQTSASLLRQIESCLKGM; from the exons ATGTCAAGTATAatcaaaaaagttttaataatcaTTGTAATTTTAGAATTCATAGCAGGAATTCAGGGAAATGGACTCATTGTACTA AATCTCTCCTTGTTTGACTTCATCTTTGCATGCTTGGCCATCTCTAGGATTGGCATGATATTCCTACTTCTCCTAGATAGCATTAGAGTAGTGTTGTATCAAGAAATACTAGAAAGTCAACACATAATAGCAGTAATATTTGATTTCTTCTGTAATCTGAGCAACTCCTTAAGTACTTGGTGTGCTACCTGCCTCGTCATCTTCTACTTCCTCAAGCTATCtaatttttcccaccccttctttCTCTGGCTGAGGTGGAGACGCGATAGAGTTGTTCTCACCATTCTGTtggggttctttctctctttgttttttaatcttctgaGCATAAACTTTGACACTTTTGAGGTCAGTGACCatttagaaacagaaaggaaCTTGACTTGGAagaaacatacacataaaaatcA ATTAGACAGTGTAAcgacttttattattattgagaaTGTAGCATTTCTCTATCCTTCAATTCACCCTTTTATTTTGATTCTGGGGAACCAGAAATTGAGACAGACTTCTGCGAGTCTGCTAAGGCAAATTGAATCCTGCCTCAAGGGAATGTAA
- the TAS2R8 gene encoding LOW QUALITY PROTEIN: taste receptor type 2 member 8 (The sequence of the model RefSeq protein was modified relative to this genomic sequence to represent the inferred CDS: inserted 1 base in 1 codon; substituted 1 base at 1 genomic stop codon): MLSTEGNIFMIMMIGEFIIGIFANGYVGLVVWIDWIKKKKTSPVDCILASLAISRMCLLCITIPNGIILVLCPEVYLNNKTKGVIRIFQTLXHYLSMRFFTCLSVFYLFKIANFSHPLFPWFKWRISRVVRWSQLGSLAISSLISLMLAMLPYHDHEFLKTAEHKRNLTELFHVSKIQYFTPLTFFNLLAIVPFTVSLISLFLLIMSLWKHTTQMKSHFPGXRDSSTKAHMRAIRTMTSFLFLLFVYYLACLLAIFSYLLKESKLAMISGEIMASLYSLGNSVFLIVGNNKLRPAFARMLRCGKSQHDVKS, from the exons ATGCTCAGTACAGAAGGCAACATCTTTATGATCATGATGATTGGAGAATTCATAATaggaatatttgcaaatggaTACGTTGGACTAGTAGTATGGattgactggattaagaagaaaaaaacctcccCAGTTGACTGCATCCTCGCCAGTTTGGCAATCTCCAGAATGTGTTTGCTCTGTATAACGATACCAAATGGCATCATACTGGTACTCTGCCCAGAGGTTTatctaaacaataaaacaaaggGAGTCATTAGGATCTTCCAGACAC ATCACTATTTAAGTATGCGGTTTTTCACCTGCCTCAGTGTCTTCTATCTCTTCAAGATAGCCAATTTCTCCCACCCACTTTTTCCCTGGTTTAAGTGGAGAATCAGCAGGGTGGTTCGTTGGAGCCAGCTGGGGTCTTTGGCCATTTCCTCACTGATCAGCCTTATGCTTGCAATGTTACCATATCATGATCATGAATTTCTTAAAACTGCAGAACATAAAAGAAACTTAACTGAATTGTTCCATGTGAGTAAAATTCAGTACTTCACCCCGTTGACATTCTTTAACCTGTTGGCAATTGTTCCATTTACTGTGTCATTGATctcacttttccttttaattatgtCCCTTTGGAAACATACTACACAAATGAAATCCCATTTCCCAGGTTGAAGAGACTCTAGCACAAAGGCCCACATGAGGGCCATTAGAACTATgacttcatttctcttccttctttttgtttacTACCTGGCCTGTCTTTTGGCAATATTTAGCTACCTTTTGAAAGAAAGCAAGTTAGCTATGATATCTGGAGAGATTATGGCAAGTCTCTATTCCTTAGGTAActcagtttttttaattgttggaaATAATAAGCTGAGGCCAGCATTTGCCAGGATGCTGAGATGTGGAAAAAGCCAGCATGATGTAAAATCTTAG
- the TAS2R9 gene encoding taste receptor type 2 member 9: MPSALETIYIIFITGELTVGIWGNGFVVLVNCTDWLKKRDISLIDIILVSLAVSRICLLSVIFSDGFIMVFYPDSYINGDVMGILDSLWTLTNHSSVWFTSCLSIFYLLKIANISHPFFLWLKLKINKVVLGILLVSFLMSLIISISLNDESWYDFKVSNKDNVTWEDKMSKISNAFKQIILNLAAFIPFILCLISFLLLLFSLFRHTKQMKLYATGSRDPSTEAHLRAIKAVIIFLVLFIMYYSVFLVVTASFLIPHGKLVVMFGGLITLIFPTSHSFILIMGNSKLREAFLKLLRIVKCFHKRRRHLVP; the protein is encoded by the coding sequence ATGCCAAGTGCACTGGAGACAATATATATTATCTTCATAACTGGTGAATTGACTGTGGGAATTTGGGGAAATGGATTCGTTGTACTGGTTAACTGCACTGACTGGCTCAAAAAGAGAGATATCTCCTTGATTGACATCATCTTGGTCAGCTTAGCTGTCTCCAGAATCTGCTTGTTGTCTGTGATATTTTCAGATGGCTTTATTATGGTATTCTATCCAGATAGCTATATTAATGGTGATGTAATGGGCATCCTTGATAGTCTCTGGACACTTACCAATCATTCAAGTGTCTGGTTTACTTCTTGCCTCAGCATCTTCTATTTACTCAAGATAGCCAATATATCCCACCCATTTTTCCTCTGGCTGAAGCTAAAGATAAACAAGGTCGTCCTTGGGATTCTTCTTGTGTCCTTTCTCATGTCCTTAATTATTAGTATTTCATTGAATGATGAGTCCTGGTATGATTTCAAGGTCAGTAATAAAGACAACGTTACTTGGGAAGACAAAATGAGTAAAATCTCAAATGCTTTCAAACAGATTATCTTGAACCTGGCAGCTTTCATTCCCTTTATTCTGTGCCTGATCTCATTTCTCTTGTTACTTTTCTCCCTATTTAGACACACCAAGCAGATGAAACTTTATGCCACAGGGTCCAGAGACCCTAGCACTGAGGCCCACTTGAGGGCCATAAAGGCAGTTAtcatttttcttgtccttttcatTATGTACTATTCAGTCTTTCTTGTAGTAACCGCTAGCTTTCTGATCCCTCATGGAAAATTAGTGGTGATGTTTGGTGGCCTAATAACCCTCATTTTCCCAACAAGCCATTCATTCATCCTGATAATGGGGAACAGCAAGCTGAGGGAGGCTTTTCTGAAGCTGCTGAGGATTGTGAAATGTTTCCACAAAAGAAGGAGACATCTTGTTCCATAG
- the TAS2R10 gene encoding taste receptor type 2 member 10 has translation MLSIVESLLIFISVSQSILGFLGNGFIGLVTCIDCVKNKNISMISFILTGLATSRICLIWLIIIDGFIKIFFPDLYISGKLTEYISYSWVIVNHSSIWFATSLSIFYFLKIANFSHHIFLWLKGKINRVLLILMGYLFISWLFTFPQVVKIISDSKKKNGSSFWPLNMHKLEYFMSQFLLNLGVILLFMLCMITCFLLIISLWRHNRQMQSNATGFRDPSTEAHIKAMKIVISFIILFILYFIGVAIEISCGTQPENKLLFIFGMITTAIFPWGHSFILILGNKKLKQASLKVLKQLKCWGKEKLLRTP, from the coding sequence ATGCTAAGTATAGTAGAAAGCCTCCTCATTTTTATATCAGTTAGTCAGTCAATATTGGGGTTTTTAGGAAATGGATTTATTGGACTTGTAACCTGCATTGACTGTGTGAAAAACAAGAACATCTCTATGATCAGCTTTATTCTCACTGGCTTAGCTACTTCAAGAATTTGTCTGATATGGTTAATAATTATAGATGGATTTATAAAGATATTCTTTCCAGATTTATATATTTCTGGTAAACTAACTGAATACATTAGTTACTCATGGGTAATTGTCAATCATTCAAGTATCTGGTTTGCCACCAGCCTCAGCATCTTCTATTTCCTGAAGATAGCAAATTTTTCCCACCACATTTTTCTTTGGTTGAAGGGTAAAATCAATAGGGTTCTTCTCATTCTGATGGGATACTTGTTTATTTCATGGTTATTTACTTTTCCACAAGTTGTGAAGATTATTAGTGACAGTAAAAAGAAGAATGGAAGTTCATTCTGGCCACTCAACATGCATAAACTTGAATACTTTATGAGCCAGTTTTTGCTCAATCTGGGTGTCATTCTCCTCTTTATGCTATGCATGATTACATGTTTCTTATTGATCATTTCTCTTTGGAGGCACAACAGGCAGATGCAATCGAATGCCACTGGATTCAGAGACCCCAGCACAGAAGCACATATTAAAGCAATGAAAATTGTGATATCTTTTATCATCCTCTTTATCTTGTATTTTATAGGCGTTGCCATAGAAATATCATGTGGTACTCAGCCAGAAAACAAACTGCTGTTTATTTTTGGTATGATAACCACAGCCATTTTTCCTTGGGGTCACTCATTTATCCTAATTCTAGGAAACAAGAAGCTAAAGCAAGCCTCTTTGAAGGTACTGAAGCAATTAAAGTGCTGGGGAAAAGAGAAACTTCTCAGAACTCCATGA